A DNA window from Eptesicus fuscus isolate TK198812 chromosome 8, DD_ASM_mEF_20220401, whole genome shotgun sequence contains the following coding sequences:
- the KCNRG gene encoding potassium channel regulatory protein, with translation MSSQELVTLNVGGKIFTTRFSTIKQFPTSRLTRMLDGRDQEFKMDGGQIFVDRDGVLFSFILDFLRTQRLILPTDFSDYLRLLREALFYELDPLVDLLNQELLLQPRPALMQVYFLSRNTQAFFRVFGSCSKTIEMLTGRITVFIEQPSAPTWSSNCCPPQMTLLPLPPQRPSHHDLVFQCGSDSITDNQTGVRYVSIKPDSRKLANGTNVLGLLIDTLLMEGFHLIGNRTVSSEDKTECYSFERIKRPEALTMNKTVKPEAAIMPEQSQKKK, from the exons ATGAGTAGTCAGGAACTGGTCACTCTGAATGTGGGAGGGAAGATATTCACAACAAGATTTTCTACCATAAAGCAGTTTCCTACCTCTCGGCTAACACGAATGTTAGATGGCAGAGACCAAGAATTCAAGATGGATGGTGGCCAGATTTTTGTGGACAGAGATGGTGTTTTATTTAGTTTCATCTTAGATTTTTTGAGAACTCAACGGCTTATATTACCTACTGATTTTTCAGACTATCTTAGGCTTCTGAGAGAGGCTCTTTTCTATGAACTTgatcctctggttgatctcttaaacCAAGAACTCCTGCTACAGCCAAGACCTGCTCTTATGCAGGTGTATTTCCTAAGCCGAAACACTCAAGCTTTTTTCAGGGTGTTTGGCTCTTGCAGCAAAACAATTGAGATGTTAACTGGGAGGATTACAGTGTTTATAGAGCAACCTTCAGCACCAACCTGGAGTAGTAACTGTTGCCCTCCTCAGATGACCTTACTTCCACTGCCTCCACAAAGACCTTCTCACCATGACCTGGTTTTCCAGTGTGGCTCGGACAGCATTACTGATAACCAAACTGGAGTCAG gtATGTTTCTATAAAACCTGATAGTCGAAAATTGGCCAATGGAACTAATGTCCTCGGCTTACTCATTGACACTTTATTAATGGAAGGCTTCCATCTGATCGGTAATAGAACAGTATCCTCTGAAGACAAAACTGAATGCTATagttttgaaaggataaaaagacCTGAAGCTCTCACCATGAACAAAACTGTGAAACCAGAGGCTGCCATCATGCCAGAGCaatctcagaaaaagaaatga